The Lynx canadensis isolate LIC74 chromosome D1, mLynCan4.pri.v2, whole genome shotgun sequence genome has a segment encoding these proteins:
- the LOC115524523 gene encoding LOW QUALITY PROTEIN: 10 kDa heat shock protein, mitochondrial-like (The sequence of the model RefSeq protein was modified relative to this genomic sequence to represent the inferred CDS: inserted 1 base in 1 codon), producing MAGQAFRKFLPLFDRVLVERSAAETVTKGGIMLPEKSQGKVLQATVVAVGSGSKGKGGEXQPVSVKVGDKVLLPEYGGTKVVLDDKDYFLFRDGDILGRYVD from the exons ATGGCAGGACAAGCGTTTAGGAAGTTTCTTCCCCTCTTTGACAGAGTTTTGGTTGAAAGGAGTGCAGCTGAAACTGTAACCAAAGGAGGCATTATGCTTCCAGAAAAATCTCAAGGAAAAGTTTTGCAAGCAACAGTAGTAGCTGTTGGATCAGGCTCTAAAGGAAAGGGTGGAG ATCAACCAGTCAGTGTGAAAGTTGGAGATAAAGTTCTTCTCCCAGAATACGGAGGCACCAAAGTAGTTCTAGATGACAAGGATTATTTCTTATTTAGAGATGGTGACATTCTTGGAAGGTATGTAGactga